Proteins encoded together in one Anaerosporomusa subterranea window:
- a CDS encoding SDR family oxidoreductase: MASNGAKIVLAARKEEELKRLKPSICDAGGDAVYYVTDVTKKEQVAAMVDYALQQYGQIDVLINNAGTMPGSFLYKNNTEEWDQLIDVNIKGVLYGIGAVLPHMRERKTGHIINVSSTAAHESVLPGVTVY; encoded by the coding sequence TTGGCATCGAACGGCGCAAAAATTGTTCTGGCAGCCCGCAAGGAAGAAGAACTAAAACGGTTAAAGCCGTCCATATGTGATGCCGGTGGAGATGCGGTATATTATGTGACAGATGTAACGAAAAAAGAGCAGGTAGCGGCCATGGTTGACTATGCTCTGCAGCAGTATGGGCAGATTGATGTTCTGATTAACAATGCAGGTACAATGCCGGGGTCTTTTTTATACAAGAATAATACAGAGGAATGGGATCAATTGATAGATGTCAATATCAAAGGTGTTTTGTATGGAATTGGAGCGGTACTTCCTCATATGCGGGAAAGAAAAACAGGGCATATCATCAACGTATCCTCGACTGCAGCCCATGAAAGTGTACTGCCGGGAGTTACCGTGTACTAG
- a CDS encoding alpha/beta hydrolase: MSMKHRKLFAAFLLSTSIILSGIAMAAGRDNPKPLIIQEQGSFAVGGTVVKHPGTYDNRNFNNWNPIPEGQTYHGDHAYVFYQIPVKARKLPLVFLHGAGQSSKTWESTPDGREGFQNIFLRRQFGVYLIDQPRRGKAGRSTVATAIDPTPNEQMWYDIFRVGLWPDYFPNVQFPRDAESLNQYFRQMTPNTGPFDLELVSATTAELFDKTGPGILVTHSQGGLPGWYAGIKNTNIKAVVAYEPGSYVFPEGELPEPMPSLTGDLSGRAVPVDDFMKLTKIPIVLYFGDNIPEEPSEQLGAENWRVRLQLGRKFVDTVNKYGGDATLVELPKIGIYGNTHFPFSDLNNVQIADLLSDWMKEKGIDKYK, from the coding sequence ATGAGTATGAAGCATCGTAAACTATTTGCCGCATTCCTACTGTCGACCAGCATTATTCTGTCGGGGATTGCAATGGCTGCCGGAAGGGACAATCCTAAACCTCTGATCATCCAAGAGCAGGGCAGCTTCGCAGTGGGCGGAACGGTGGTTAAACATCCAGGTACATACGACAACCGTAATTTTAACAATTGGAATCCCATTCCCGAAGGTCAGACATACCATGGAGACCATGCGTATGTATTTTATCAGATCCCGGTGAAAGCCCGAAAACTTCCTCTCGTGTTCCTACATGGTGCAGGCCAGTCTTCAAAAACATGGGAAAGCACCCCGGACGGACGCGAAGGCTTCCAGAATATATTTTTGCGTCGTCAATTCGGGGTCTATCTCATAGACCAGCCTCGTCGCGGTAAAGCCGGACGTAGCACTGTCGCTACTGCGATTGATCCTACGCCGAATGAACAAATGTGGTATGACATCTTTCGTGTAGGACTTTGGCCGGATTATTTCCCCAATGTACAATTTCCACGTGATGCAGAAAGTCTGAATCAGTACTTCCGCCAGATGACTCCCAATACGGGACCTTTTGATCTGGAACTGGTCTCCGCTACAACGGCTGAACTGTTTGATAAAACGGGGCCGGGGATTCTTGTAACACACTCGCAGGGAGGATTGCCGGGCTGGTATGCGGGCATAAAGAACACGAATATAAAAGCGGTCGTTGCTTATGAGCCGGGAAGTTATGTTTTTCCCGAGGGAGAATTGCCCGAACCCATGCCGAGTCTGACCGGTGATTTAAGCGGCCGGGCTGTCCCTGTGGATGATTTCATGAAGCTCACAAAAATTCCTATTGTACTCTATTTCGGTGATAATATACCGGAAGAACCTTCGGAGCAACTTGGGGCAGAAAACTGGCGTGTAAGGCTGCAGTTAGGCAGGAAGTTTGTAGACACGGTGAATAAATACGGTGGAGATGCAACTCTTGTCGAACTGCCGAAAATAGGTATATACGGTAACACTCATTTTCCGTTCTCTGACCTCAATAACGTTCAAATAGCCGATTTGTTGTCCGATTGGATGAAGGAGAAAGGGATTGATAAATATAAATAA
- a CDS encoding aldo/keto reductase: MEKRMLGKSGLEVSVIGLGCMGMSHGYGPASDKKEAIAVIHQAIDLGVTFFDTAEIYDDNEILVGEALASYHDKVIIATKCGIKNVNGKQVVDGRPEEIRKSAEESLKRLRVDAIDLYYLHRVDTSVPIEEVAGTMKELMQQGKIRHWGLSEAGVQTIRRAHAVCPVTAIQSEYSMMWRQPEEELLPVLEELGIGFVPFSPLGKGFLTGAIQQDASFDNADFRRMVPRFTPENIAANQELVNLVKNVAAAKSVTPAQIALAWVLAQNPWIVPIPGTRNMKRLEENLGAAAVRLSVRELAALNEALDKIKVSGDRYPAGSDAAKRVGK, from the coding sequence ATGGAAAAACGTATGTTAGGCAAAAGCGGTTTAGAGGTTTCAGTAATTGGGCTTGGCTGTATGGGCATGAGCCACGGCTATGGTCCGGCTTCTGATAAAAAGGAAGCCATCGCAGTCATTCATCAGGCCATTGATTTGGGCGTAACTTTTTTTGATACGGCAGAGATTTATGATGACAATGAAATCCTGGTCGGTGAAGCATTAGCTTCCTATCACGATAAAGTCATCATTGCAACGAAATGCGGCATTAAAAATGTCAACGGGAAACAGGTGGTGGACGGACGCCCGGAAGAAATCCGCAAATCGGCAGAAGAGTCCCTAAAACGCCTGAGGGTTGATGCAATTGATCTCTATTATCTACACCGGGTGGATACAAGCGTCCCTATCGAAGAAGTGGCGGGAACCATGAAGGAACTGATGCAGCAAGGGAAAATTCGCCACTGGGGACTTTCGGAAGCCGGAGTGCAGACGATTCGCCGGGCTCATGCAGTCTGTCCGGTAACGGCGATTCAAAGTGAATATTCCATGATGTGGCGCCAGCCGGAAGAAGAATTGTTGCCTGTACTGGAAGAACTGGGAATTGGCTTCGTTCCCTTCAGCCCGTTGGGAAAGGGATTTTTGACAGGCGCTATTCAACAGGATGCAAGCTTCGACAACGCAGATTTTCGCCGTATGGTTCCACGTTTTACACCGGAAAACATTGCGGCAAACCAAGAACTTGTAAACCTTGTAAAAAATGTGGCTGCTGCTAAGAGTGTAACCCCGGCGCAGATTGCGCTCGCCTGGGTACTTGCGCAGAACCCGTGGATTGTTCCGATTCCCGGCACTCGTAACATGAAGCGCCTGGAAGAAAATTTAGGAGCGGCAGCCGTCCGGCTGTCTGTGCGGGAACTGGCTGCGTTGAATGAAGCGCTCGATAAAATCAAAGTGTCCGGAGATCGTTATCCGGCAGGTTCCGACGCGGCCAAACGGGTCGGAAAATAG
- a CDS encoding YbaK/EbsC family protein: MSLVKVKEYFDGVDLGERVVEREQIGATVEQAAMSIGCAPERIAKTMSVFLDEQPTLIVMAGDAKIDNTKYKACFHQKAKMIPGELVETYIGHFPGAVCPFAINEGVRVYLDVSLKRFDIIYTAGGSLNSTIKLTLEELETHSTPAGWIDVCKGWFVN; the protein is encoded by the coding sequence ATGTCTTTGGTAAAAGTTAAAGAATATTTTGATGGAGTGGATCTAGGCGAGCGTGTCGTGGAACGGGAACAGATTGGGGCCACAGTGGAGCAGGCGGCGATGTCGATTGGTTGTGCGCCGGAACGGATTGCAAAAACAATGTCAGTCTTTCTCGATGAACAACCTACTCTGATTGTAATGGCTGGTGATGCCAAAATAGATAACACTAAATACAAAGCCTGCTTTCACCAAAAAGCAAAAATGATACCGGGCGAACTTGTAGAAACATATATAGGTCACTTTCCGGGCGCGGTTTGTCCCTTTGCTATCAATGAAGGTGTACGTGTATACCTGGATGTGTCCCTCAAACGCTTCGACATCATATATACGGCTGGAGGCAGCTTAAACAGCACAATAAAATTGACTTTAGAAGAACTTGAAACCCATTCCACACCTGCAGGCTGGATAGATGTGTGCAAGGGATGGTTTGTGAATTAA
- a CDS encoding LysR family transcriptional regulator codes for MNRYLALQKIIEIGSFTKAAEALGYTQSAMSQMISSLEDELSIKLLYRSRVGAKLTLEGADLYPFIERTILQYQAMQGKANEIKGLETGVIRIGTLASISCHWMPQLIKEFQELYPNVQFILHQGDYSSIQEWIKVGAVDFGFITPPAVTGLQTITIKEGRMLAVLPANHKLASYRTVSLHEIVNEPFILLEEGHFSEPMEAFHACNLEPNIKFCIHDDYAIMTMVEAGLGISILAELVLRRTNYNIVSLPVDPPVIRTLAIGYKDKNSLPIASKYFIEYLISNIEKLP; via the coding sequence ATGAACCGATATCTTGCGCTTCAAAAAATTATAGAGATTGGGAGCTTTACCAAGGCAGCAGAAGCCCTTGGCTACACCCAATCTGCTATGAGTCAAATGATCTCATCGTTAGAAGACGAATTGTCCATTAAATTGCTATATCGTTCCCGTGTGGGAGCAAAGCTGACATTAGAGGGTGCAGATTTATACCCATTTATTGAAAGAACCATTTTACAATATCAAGCCATGCAGGGAAAAGCAAACGAGATAAAAGGTTTGGAAACGGGAGTAATCCGCATAGGTACGCTTGCAAGTATTTCCTGCCACTGGATGCCACAGCTAATAAAAGAGTTTCAAGAACTCTATCCCAATGTGCAGTTTATTCTCCATCAGGGAGATTATAGTTCTATACAGGAGTGGATAAAAGTTGGGGCTGTAGATTTCGGTTTTATCACTCCGCCTGCCGTAACTGGTTTGCAAACAATTACTATAAAAGAAGGACGCATGTTAGCAGTTCTGCCAGCCAACCATAAATTGGCTTCCTATCGTACGGTTAGTTTGCATGAAATAGTGAACGAGCCATTTATTTTGTTAGAGGAAGGTCATTTTAGCGAACCAATGGAAGCGTTTCATGCTTGCAATTTAGAACCGAACATAAAATTTTGTATCCATGACGATTATGCAATTATGACAATGGTAGAAGCGGGATTGGGTATCAGCATTTTGGCAGAGCTTGTGCTGCGCCGTACGAATTATAATATTGTCTCGCTGCCGGTTGATCCTCCTGTGATCAGAACACTTGCAATCGGATATAAAGATAAAAATAGTTTGCCGATTGCGAGTAAATATTTTATTGAGTATTTGATCTCTAATATAGAAAAGCTACCTTAA
- a CDS encoding DMT family transporter, whose protein sequence is MICSAYGFVVQPMVQRYMSPEKIGLIFSLEPVFSAVLSYIFLHEVLNVKGYIGAALIFSGVVLSKITIPVAASDAHRVRPALTVNK, encoded by the coding sequence TTGATTTGCAGTGCATACGGTTTTGTTGTCCAGCCCATGGTACAACGCTATATGTCACCCGAAAAGATTGGACTAATCTTTTCTCTGGAGCCGGTATTCTCTGCGGTTCTATCCTATATTTTCCTGCATGAAGTGCTGAATGTAAAAGGCTATATAGGCGCAGCACTTATTTTCTCTGGTGTTGTTCTCTCAAAAATTACAATACCGGTTGCTGCATCAGATGCTCATCGTGTACGTCCAGCCCTAACGGTAAATAAATGA
- a CDS encoding PaaI family thioesterase has translation MESKNGFIPQTPDFANRVQSSFAQQTVMNSIGAELVKVFPGEIEILMPFRDNLTQQHGFLHAGIITTIVDSACGYATLSLMPAGASVLTIEFKVNLLAPAKGERFLARGMVVKPGKTITVCSGEVFALGSEEPKLVATMTATMMTLQGRPGVSEG, from the coding sequence ATGGAATCAAAAAACGGATTTATACCACAAACTCCTGATTTTGCAAACCGTGTCCAATCAAGTTTTGCCCAGCAAACGGTAATGAATTCAATCGGTGCGGAACTAGTCAAGGTCTTTCCGGGTGAAATTGAGATTCTAATGCCGTTTCGTGATAATCTTACCCAACAACACGGTTTCCTACATGCGGGCATTATAACAACCATCGTTGATAGTGCCTGCGGTTATGCAACTTTGAGTCTAATGCCTGCCGGCGCTTCGGTCCTGACAATTGAATTTAAGGTTAATCTTCTTGCCCCTGCGAAGGGCGAAAGGTTTCTAGCCAGAGGTATGGTCGTCAAGCCGGGGAAGACTATTACTGTTTGCTCAGGCGAAGTTTTTGCTTTAGGTTCAGAAGAACCAAAACTGGTAGCCACAATGACAGCAACTATGATGACACTTCAAGGTCGCCCCGGAGTCTCTGAAGGTTAG
- a CDS encoding DMT family transporter has protein sequence MNNKKAELLMMSVSLAWGSSYLLMKIGLDSISPFNLIALRFGIAFTCMAVIFLPRFRALTSSVLAKGTLMGILLFLLFAGLVYGVNHTTASTAGFLASTTVILVPILESIPPRYRKHRYNGVQSLALD, from the coding sequence ATGAATAATAAAAAAGCAGAGCTTCTCATGATGAGCGTATCCCTCGCATGGGGTTCTTCCTACCTGCTAATGAAAATAGGACTGGATAGTATCAGCCCATTCAATTTAATTGCTCTGCGCTTTGGAATAGCTTTTACCTGTATGGCAGTAATCTTTTTACCCCGCTTTCGTGCGCTTACTTCATCCGTCTTAGCAAAAGGCACCTTGATGGGAATACTGCTTTTTCTGCTTTTCGCTGGGCTGGTTTATGGTGTAAACCATACAACTGCTTCCACGGCAGGATTTTTAGCCAGTACCACCGTGATACTCGTGCCAATTCTGGAGAGCATACCCCCTCGCTACCGGAAACATCGATACAATGGGGTGCAATCATTGGCCTTGGATTGA